TTGTACATGGTTTGAGAATCGGCAACTGGATATCACGCCTGGCATCGGACGCGGAATCTACCAGCAGACGGCTTGATAGTATCTTTCGGAGTGCTTAGCGTGACTTGATAAAACCACCGGACCGCTTCGGAGGGAAAAGGGGAGTCAGAAAACCTGTAAGGACCTATACTGTAAAACGGGGTGATCAAGTGTTTTCCTTTCCTATCGAAGAGTCCATAAGATCTTCTCTTTTGTAAGTGGTGGCGAGACAAATCGTCTATTAGACATGGCTAAAGGAGTATGACTATGCAACCAGTCAAACTAAACCCACGCCCCTAATCCTGTTCATCCCttttcttggccttgaatTTAGCATGGTTTCTGTAGTTCCTTTCTCTGCATTCGGTACAAGACGCCATTCCGCCATCCGACTTTCTCTTGCGACAATAACAGCACAGTCCTTCTTCCTTTGCTTGGTGGTATTTATCTTTGTCGTGGGAGTGAGCTTTGGCGTCCTTCTCTCTATACGCGCGGCAGCGTGCCTTTCCGTCCTCTGTTGGTTCCTTGCAGTTGATACATCTTCCTTCTGCTTTTAACTGCCTTCTTTCCTCCTTTTGCGAACAAGACTGGCAAACCGACTTCCTGCCTATATTCACTCtgttatcccatcaagggccgggaTTCAACCATAACAAAGGACACAAGAGTGACTTACTGCGAGCGGGCCTGGGCTTGCCACAGCTGCTGCATATTGCTGATGTGCTTGGTTGGCCAGCTTGTTCCTCATCTGAGTCTTCTCCCACTGCGTCGTCCCAGGGATCGCTTAGATCATCGGGAATTTCGGATAGTTCAGAGTCAGATTCGGACAAATCCGGACCAGCTACTCCCTTTCCCTTGTCGGAGCTGGAAGCCTGCGCAGGCCCCTGGCTCAACAAGACCAGCGCATCGATTGCGACTCTGTCTTCTTCGGGTATGCCATGGTACGGATCGGTTGAGGAAGGGTTTAGATTATTCGAGGTGCTCATATCGGTAGATTTAGCGGCTCGACAAGGGTTTTCGGTTGCGTTTTCTGTTGATCTGGAGTTGGGTGTTGAGTACCTAGGTCTGTGGTGATTGTATAGACCGCGATATCAATGACTTGTATATATCACCGTGAGCGCATTCTGTTGCGCTGTGTGTTGGACGAACTTCTAGTCACTGGTGCTAGGTGCGTAGTCACTGATGTGCATACCCTTTGGGAGGCATCTAGAGAGTGAATAGCATATTGGGCGGGAAGTGCTCTGCATAACATTCGTAACTGAGCCTGCATATGCTGAACCATGAAAATATGTTCCTTCTTTGCATGGTATCCCCTTTGAGAATCGGTCACTAGAGATCACTCTAGACAACTAATACTTGAATCACCGGCGAAACGCCAGCATGTTCCTATGCGCACTCGGCAATGCTTCCAAAAGAAGCTATCGGCAATCACAAAAATGAACACAGTTACTGACATATCGATGCTAGCATTGAAACCCAAGCGAAAAACACTACAACCAGAAGAACTTGTATGGCAAGGGTGAGATGGGACACAAACACGACAGAGGAAATGAATAAAAAGGCCTGGTAATAGTGAAATTTGCTGTTATCCTTTTGGGTGAATCCCTAAGCTAATGTCTTGAAAAGTGACTATTGCGAAAGGTTCTGGCACGCTGCGCTGTGCGAGTTAGTCACACAGGAGGCGTAGTTAATACATAGGCGGCACCCTAACGTTTATTCTTCCCGCggtcttctctttctttcctgCGTGCCTCTCTTTGTTTCTCCCTTGATTCGTCCACCTTTGGCTTGCATGGCAGGCAGACCGAGAGGCCCTCTGCGGGTGGTCTTCTCTTGCAATATGTACATTTCCCTATGCGTTGCTTGCCTAAGCAGCCACGACAACGTGCGTAGCCCTTCAATGCGCGTTTCGGGCAGTCTCTGCATTTGCCTGCCTTTTTCGCTTTCTCGCCTCGTCGTTTGCTATGGCAGGATGGGCAGTATCTTCCTCGGTTAGTCTTGGACTTGCCACACTTGCTGCATATTGTGTTGTCTCCATTATAATCATCgtcggatgaggaggagtcttcgtcgccgccatcgccgccatcgccgccatcgccttggtcttggtagTCTTCGtcgccatctttgtcgtcaTCTTTGCCGCCATCTCCATTGCCGGATGGACCAGGGGCATCGTTGCCCATAGCGGAGCCGGGGGCACATGCAGACACCTTACCCAACATGAGCAAGGCATCAAGTGCGATTCGATCTCTTTCGGATCTGCCATAGTACGGATCGCTCGATGAGGGGTTTGGATCCCCGGGACTACTCATCTTAGTAGACTTAGCCGCTTGAAAAGAGTTTCTAGTTGTGCTTTTTGTGGTCCGGAGTCAAATGTTGGGTagcttggtggtgattgaACAGGGTGAGGTATTGCAGGCCCATATATAGCACCGTGAGCGTTCTGATACGCCTGCGTTAAATGAACATCTGGTCACTGATAGTGGTGCAAGGTGGCGAGTCACTAATGTCAATTGAAGTGATCAGCCAAGTCAAATCAACAGTATGCCCCTGGGAGCCACCCATACTGTGAATAGCACATTGAGTGACGATGTGCTCCCCATCACTCTCGTCGCTTGCCTTAACAACAGTTTATTGTTGCATATGATGGTTTTAGTGTATCTTTATTCTTGGATCTATGTTTATTCTGACTCAAAGAGTTTCAAGTCACTCAGTGATATATCATCGTCAGAATCCTCACTCGTCGATGGCTTGACTGGACGGACCCGGCGGGTCTCCTCCTTTGGATAGCATGTCAGGCATGAAGGGTCAGGGGTGATTTCATATGGCCCTCGCCGTCTTGGAGCTTCATTCGAGGTACCTTGATATGCCAACACCCGCATTCGAGTTGAATTTTGGATGTCCAGTCTCCCATATCCCGTCTGAAACAAAACATCGAAAAAGTCGAAGACAGTGCAGTGATTGCTGCTGGGTTCTAGGCCTTTTGCTTCAATGGTCCACAGTCCCATGTCTTCTCTTCGAACCTCGACCAAGATGTAGCCGCCGGCGTGGAAGATTTGCCGGTTGGCATCTGGAGTCGATGCTGACCGCGGAACCTCTGCTTCTGGTTCTTCAGAGTGCATGTCTGAAGTTGAGCCTACACCCTCGGCTGATCGTCGTCGAAGCCGGTGATCGATAAACCAAAGCGTCCTTCCAGCAGACTCGTGCAGAACATCAACCATGTCGACTATAGACATAGAATACATGCCCAAGTCTCCCCGACAGTAGTGAACTGGCCGATTGGCGAGCATGTCCATCATCCTGGGATCAAAGTCGATGGCAATGTTGAGCCCGAGGAAGCTGGGGCTCGTCCTGTTGCCATCTTCTCCACAATAATCGAGGAGAGGAACAGGGTCTCCAGCATAGTGATGGAACCAGTCTACGGAGTCCAAATGCCGTGGGTCCAGATATATGAGATCTTCGGTATTGATTGTGATGTGTCTGTTTTCCCCTTCGCGGGTCTTGTAGGTGGCCGAGTGAAAGACATCTTCCTGGCCAGCATACGCTCCCTTTTCTGAGGATCCTGTCGTGTATTCTTGTTGTGGAATATCGGACCACCACTCGTTCTTCTTGAATCGCCGTACCATCGCAGCTCGCGATGCGGCACAGGCCGTCCACAGGCCACTATCCATCGCATACACAGATTCATTGGGGTTGCCCTGCGGATCATGCCATGGGAGAGCAAGTGAAAAGCCAGAGCGCGGCCCTTCTTGACGCCCAAATCTGATAAAGTCCCCCAAAATGGGGTATCGGGGGTTTGCCTGGTTCAAGTAGTGGTCTGTGATGATGAATCTTTGGACGTGTTGACAACCCGGAACAGGACGGACCGCAGCGTCCCAGATGAGCTCTTGAATCTCATTGGGGAAGCTTGGAAAGAGAGGGAAACTTGTCGACATGTCGTGCGAGTGAGTTGAGATACCCAATTAGCGTACATGGGAAGCTCGTTGCTGGAGGTAGAGGGATCAAGTGACGTGAGATTGCGATTCCGCATTGCTGCCTGTGAGAACATCACGTGATGACATACTCATGGGAACAGAGACTCCTAAACAAATAGACATAGCTGGTTCTCGTAAGGCCCCATGTACTAGCTGATCTATACACTATAAAGTAAGATACACCTAGAATGGAATTATGAGGGGGTTAGTTTACAACCCGGATCTAGATCTTGGACTTGACTtgctcctcaagaagcaacCGCTGAACATCCCTGCTTGCAACCACGCCTCTCTCAATAGCCCCATCGACAAatcctctccatccatcagccCAGTCGGCACTAGCAAAATGAACTCTACCATCCGACTTCTGCAGCTCCTTGAGCCACTTCGACATGGCATTCGGGCCCCAACAGCTCCAAGTGCCTTTAGCAAGGTCATCATTCATCCAATCATGCGTCAGGTACGCCTTGACGTCGGCATTAGGCTTTAGGTACTGCTTGAAAGTAGAGATGATGTGGTTCGAGGCGCGTGGATCTGTGAGCTGTCCGTTATAGCCGAACCCGATGCAGTAGGTGCCATCTTTCTTGGCTGTTCCGTTATGgtcggagaaggagaagcacCATGGCGAGTTTCCGTAGCCGCTTGCCATTGAGAACCATCCCGGCTCGGTTTGTCCAAGCCTGAAGTGGATTTTGGCGCCTTGGTTGATATGGCCAGCTTTGATGGCCTCTTGGCGGAGTGGCGACAGGGAGGGTGTAAAGGAAATATCTGACAGGCAATTCCTGAGTGATGGTTAGCCTAGAGAATCGATTTGTACTCGGGGGAGGGCTTACAGGGGGATTGTGGATATGATCTGGCTTGCCTGAATCTGCCTGCCGTTTTTTGCAGTCAGCGTGACAAAGGAGTTGCTCTGCTCAATCCTTTCAAGAACCGTGTTGAACAGCAAGTGTCCACGATACTCGTCAAGGATAGCCCGAGCAAGAGAGCTCATGCCTCCTTTCCCAAGCTTATATACACCGGCAAGCTCGAAAACGCCAGCCATGGTGTGTCCTCCAAGTGCATACCAGCGCAAGGCCTCGGTGAAACCGCATTCAGAGCCAGGAGCCGAGCCGAAGGAGCTGACCATGGCATCAAATAGATCCTTCTCAATCTGTGGTAGATCAAGCTGTTCAAGGCGGTCCTTGACGGAGAGATGATCGTATTTGAGCCATGGAGCCGGTTGGCGGAATGGTTCGTGAGGATAGGGCATGAGATCGCGACTGGATAGGCCATctatggagaagaaggcatcTGCGACTCGTTGAACTGCCGAATTGACATCTCCACCATCGATGTTGTTGGGAGCCGAGAAAGCAGCTGTGTATAACGTCGTTTTGGCATCGAGTGTTCCGGCGGAGGTCTTTAGGTTGGAGTGTAGCCCGTAGCGGTGCAGTTCGGCGTATACGTGAGGCTGGTTCCTGCAACAAGATTATTAGACAGTTGCTAGATAATTAGATGGGAAAGTGTTTACCAGTGTACCCAAGTTCCCCCCATCTCAAACTCTTCCCCCAAGGCTTTCGCAGTCCATGTTCTTCCACCAATACGGTCCCGACCTTCGAGAAGTAGCACTGTGAGGTTCGGGTTGCGAGAGAGGTTCCGAGCCGCAATGAGGCCAGCAAAGCCGGTTCCGATGACAACAGCATCGTACTTGTCACGGATTAAGGAGTCCGGTGTGCCACTAACAACAGCGTCGGTGGTGAGGCCGGTTGTGTCTCCGGTAGGAGTCCAAAGATAACCTTCACGACTGGATGGCATGGTGTAGCTTGCAACGGAAGAAAGACTCAAAACTGGTAGGAAAAAGAATGCCGAGGTGATCTGATAGCATACAATTGGTTGTTCTCCTGTCTTTAAGTCACGAGAGTCGGTCGCTGTTCTCTGCAAGCCCCCTGCAATGTGTGTGGGCTGCCCCTTTCCTATTTTGGACAAAAAGTGCGAGGTTGGACACACGCTGGATTGACAAACCATTGCTTCTCGAGCCCGTACTCTTGAACTCTTTTGGTACTAGCTTCTGATTGAGAATAAGGGTGCTGTGTTAGATAACATCGACCTACGAATCGACTCAAATAGATAATGTTGTATCCCTTGCTGCGTTGACCAAGCTGCAGGTCATCCTACCAACACCCACCCTTCGTCATCATGCCGTTTGTTTACAAGCCACAAGCTGCGGCCATCAAGCCACCTCAAATGGATGAATCTGGAAATGCTTTTGGAGGAGGTAAGCCAACCGCCCCTTCTCCTTCCCAGAGTTTCACTGGTCTAACATGTCCAAGACGTTGTTTCTACAAGCGACTCTGGCTCAACAACCCCCATATCCGCAGGTTTTTTCCGCATTGAGAAAGGCAAACCATGCGTCTTCACCTACGAGTTTGATGAGGCGAAACACTTTATCGAAGGAGAATGTGAAGTCCAGGATGAGACGGGTGCGACGGTAACGGCTAGGCCTGGTGACGTGATGCTCTTCACCAAGGGGTCCACCATCTCGTTTTCCACCGAGACGTACGCCCTGGCCTTTTTCTGTGACCAAAGGGCAAAGCTGTGAGCTCTCGGCGAGCACGGAAAGGGGCGGAAGCTGATAATTGGTTCATTAATGGTGATGGAGGGAATACAATGTGCTGGAACAGCCTAAGATATATCATTGCAAAGCCCCATCATCTCACCCAAATATGGtttccaacttcttctcagaCATGACATCCAGCCAATGTACCGTGCTAGCAAGCATTCCTTCATTATCATTGGTGTGACTTATCTCCATATCCATGCGTGACCAGACTTCCTCTAGGATGAGTGCAGCGTGATTCACCGGGCGCAAACCGATAGCAACACATAGATATAGAATGCGTTGTCGGACAAATCCTCGCCAGCGCATCACAGTTTGTTGAAATGGTGTCCTCTCGGCGATAGTGCTTTGGAATTGGCCGGGGGCCACACATAGAGCACTGCCAGCAATCATCAAGGCCAGTAACTGAATTGAGATTGTGCCCGAGTCGATGGGTATCGACTCCAAAATCCCCAGTATCCCAAAGGCGAGGCCGAGTATCAGATGGGTCTTGTCGTCCTGTTCACCTGTGGGCATCTCAACGGCTTGCTCCACAACCGTCTGTGATTTGACCAACTCAGGAAACCCTCGGTACAGCTCAAGTAGAGTGGCCAAGCGGTAGCACCGAGCGATGGCGAGAAAGTGATCGGGCGGTGTACAGGGATCGCCCACATCCTCAATCAGACCAACGAAGGGGATTCGTAACTTGATGGTCTCTTGCTCTAGAGCAGAAGcatcgtcgagaagctccgTGTAGAGGGCTCTTTGATGTGCCTCGCCCGATCTGAATACGCGGAGATTCCGCAAGACTCTCTTGTTTCTGAGCAGAATACCCGTCTTGGCCAGAAACACGAAGACTGGGGTCCCCACACCGGTCCAAGGACATGGATAGATGAGTGAAGGTAGGTTTGGCTGGCAGAAGACGTCCAAGTATGACAAAGCGGCTGTGTCCTGGTCGAGGATGAACGAACTCATGGCTTCCCAGTATATCATTGATGAGACGAGGAAGCACTGCTTCTGATCCATTGACGCACGTTTCGCGGCGTCTTCTAGAGAGTTGGAGGCCATCCATGCTTTGAATAGCTGGCGGCATCCGAACAAGTGAGATACACCAGTCGTGGAAGAGTTATGCCAGGCCTAGGGAAGACAGTCAGCTTGTAAATAGAGCAAAGCTACCTGGGGGCGGAGACAAACCGATGTCATTCCCAAGAGAATAACGCCAAGCAAGACGTCATCTTGAACATGGTCCGTCTTCTGTACTGCCAGTGATCCTGATctatcatcatcacctttCAAAACCCGGGGCATGGCTGTGTCCAGTTGCGAAAGTTCAATGGAGAGATGGGATATCGCTTCTGTCTGAAACTCCAACGCAATACTGCTTTTTGGTTCGTCTCCTTGGTAGAGGTGCGCTGCAGACATGCTCAAGACACAATAGAACAGGAGTGGCGAGTTAATGATCATCTTTGATACCTCTGATCGGAACGGGTTGTGCAGCGAGTCGAAGGCAGAGTTCATCTGGCAAACATTGGAGAAGTAATGGTCGAGTAATAGTGAAGACTGCTCCATCGGTTTGTAGAAAG
This region of Fusarium keratoplasticum isolate Fu6.1 chromosome 7, whole genome shotgun sequence genomic DNA includes:
- a CDS encoding Amine oxidase codes for the protein MPSSREGYLWTPTGDTTGLTTDAVVSGTPDSLIRDKYDAVVIGTGFAGLIAARNLSRNPNLTVLLLEGRDRIGGRTWTAKALGEEFEMGGTWVHWNQPHVYAELHRYGLHSNLKTSAGTLDAKTTLYTAAFSAPNNIDGGDVNSAVQRVADAFFSIDGLSSRDLMPYPHEPFRQPAPWLKYDHLSVKDRLEQLDLPQIEKDLFDAMVSSFGSAPGSECGFTEALRWYALGGHTMAGVFELAGVYKLGKGGMSSLARAILDEYRGHLLFNTVLERIEQSNSFVTLTAKNGRQIQASQIISTIPLNCLSDISFTPSLSPLRQEAIKAGHINQGAKIHFRLGQTEPGWFSMASGYGNSPWCFSFSDHNGTAKKDGTYCIGFGYNGQLTDPRASNHIISTFKQYLKPNADVKAYLTHDWMNDDLAKGTWSCWGPNAMSKWLKELQKSDGRVHFASADWADGWRGFVDGAIERGVVASRDVQRLLLEEQVKSKI